CCACAGGGTTTTGGCGTTTTTTTACAGCGGGCGAGCCGTCAACTCGGCTTTTTCCCGCTCCGTCAATATTTTGTCCAGATCCAACAGGATGAGCAGTCGTTCGTCCACTTTACCGACGCCTTTTAAGTAGTCGGCAGAGATGGTGCTGATCATCGGCGGCGGCGGTTCAATGGCGCTCTGGGCCATGCGCAGCACCTCGGTGACAGCGTCGACGATGATGCCCACCGTATGTTGCTCCACATTCACGACGATGATGCGCGTATTCGCCGTATGTTCTTCCTGAACAAGGCCGAAACGCTTTTTCAGATCGATGATCGGGATGATCTTCCCCCGCAGGTTGATGATCCCCTCGACAAAAGACGGCGCCTGCGGAATTTTGGTCGGCGTGAGCAACCGGTTGATTTCCTGGACCTGCGTAATCGGCACCCCGTATTCCTCCGTGCCCAGCCGGAAGACGACCAATT
The nucleotide sequence above comes from Heliomicrobium gestii. Encoded proteins:
- a CDS encoding chemotaxis protein CheW is translated as MSQSKGDSSEIQLVVFRLGTEEYGVPITQVQEINRLLTPTKIPQAPSFVEGIINLRGKIIPIIDLKKRFGLVQEEHTANTRIIVVNVEQHTVGIIVDAVTEVLRMAQSAIEPPPPMISTISADYLKGVGKVDERLLILLDLDKILTEREKAELTARPL